From the Candidatus Paceibacterota bacterium genome, the window CGTCCTTATTCTTGTTGTCGTTGTCGTTGTACCAGTATTCTTTTTGATCAGTAGAATGTACGTTGAAGTCCAATCTCTTTACACAGCTTTAACAGATGAATCAGAACGCTCGGTTATTATCAATAGTCTAAATTCATTGTCCCAGTCATTATCAAATAGACTTTTCAATGTTTTCCCAGCTTATTCTTTTGATTCGCTGAACATTACAGAGTATATGAAAGGCTTTTTGATCTGGATATTTGGCAATCTGGATAAGATTTTCACTGGTGTAGCGACGGTTGCAATCTATTTGTTCGTCTTCTTATTATCAATGTTCTATTTCCTTAGAGATGGAGCAATGATCAAGAGAAAATTTGTCTCATGGAGTCCCTTGCTTGATAATTATGATGAGTATATTACCATAACTTTGAAGAAAGCCATTCTGTCGGTTTTCGGAGGTACTGTCGTCGTTGCTTTGATTCAAGGAATACTGACTGGATTTGGCTTCTGGATTTTCGGTGTGCCGGCTCCAGCGGTTTGGGGTGCCGTGGCATCTATCGCAGCCTTTATTCCTGGAATAGGTACAAGTCTGGTTATTGTCCCTGGAATATTGTACTTGGTATTAACTGGTAATTATCCTTATGCGGTAGGGTTAACTATTTGGGGAACAGTCGCGGTAGGCCTTATTGATAATATTCTTGGTCCTCATTTGATCAATAAAGGAGTACACATTCATCCATTCCTTATTCTTATTTCAGTCTTGGGTGGATTGTCAGTTTTTGGACCAGTCGGATTTGTTCTAGGACCTCTCATACTTTCATTACTCTTTGCATTACTAGAGATATATAGAACATCATTTACTAACATCAAGGATGGAGAGTAGAGCTAAGAGTTAAGAGGTAAGAGCTAAGATTAATCACAAATTACATCGGCTTCTTTACCTCTTACCTCTTACCTCTTACCTCTTACCTCTTACCTCTACCATCATGGCTCTCATTGACGAAATACAATTTCATGCAAAAGCAGGCAACGGCGGTAACGGCGTTGTTCGTTGGCGTCATGAGAAGAATAAAGAATTTGCTGGCGCAGGAGGTGGTAACGGTGGACCTGGTGGGGATGTCTACGTACGGACTGTTCGCGATATAAATATCTTAGCTAGACATAAAACTACAAAATTATTCCAAGCTAGAAATGGTGACGATGGACAAAATTTTA encodes:
- a CDS encoding AI-2E family transporter; translated protein: MISRVSAYFFFVLLLCAVVASVFIFLPFLTPIILGIAASVIAYPVYRWFSKLFGVGKVGAGAARTNLAAFLTVLILVVVVVVPVFFLISRMYVEVQSLYTALTDESERSVIINSLNSLSQSLSNRLFNVFPAYSFDSLNITEYMKGFLIWIFGNLDKIFTGVATVAIYLFVFLLSMFYFLRDGAMIKRKFVSWSPLLDNYDEYITITLKKAILSVFGGTVVVALIQGILTGFGFWIFGVPAPAVWGAVASIAAFIPGIGTSLVIVPGILYLVLTGNYPYAVGLTIWGTVAVGLIDNILGPHLINKGVHIHPFLILISVLGGLSVFGPVGFVLGPLILSLLFALLEIYRTSFTNIKDGE